One Manihot esculenta cultivar AM560-2 chromosome 6, M.esculenta_v8, whole genome shotgun sequence DNA segment encodes these proteins:
- the LOC110618007 gene encoding F-box/LRR-repeat protein At5g63520 isoform X4, producing MEEETKKKPIEEAKSGFGSLSEDILEKILRRLPAPSLASAACVSKLWYQNCNRILSRPKLASAISLNPSLEVIGGYCCSDCDDERLDANSGILLTVGSVPGLKVEAIPLLRRTKAPRVSMADDLVVDIRNYTILASGCTSPVAIIMFGGGDIDLKPIIEKLDYAMLKETVIAGDEKTEFLYRSGMESKNVCESTKYFSDAVALVFARDREKAHGIGDIQFHAALSNGVSAIGPRYKAASVRVNGRDCTTWLTAKREGEHEIFDGQRILNDINDELENRIGGADLYIGVSKHRKYSIEREKPRSMSSLAFHGVMGVDEEYLFVYGSGIRTADYFQFYHSDPNIALSSCNNVSIHLRDLKVDWNSKRGLHPLSVANECKKECIGGFVFACRGRGESFFGRPNVDSSPILENFPGVPLAGIYCGGEIGRGISILNAHGRQEESTTRLVHVFSTVYLVLSYTPASMEH from the exons ATGGAGGAGGAGACGAAGAAAAAGCCTATCGAAGAAGCAAAATCAGGGTTTGGTTCGCTTAGCGAAGACATACTTGAAAAGATACTGAGAAGATTACCAGCCCCATCGCTCGCATCCGCGGCGTGCGTCAGCAAATTATGGTACCAGAATTGCAATCGAATCCTCTCTCGTCCAAAGCTTGCCTCTGCCATCTCTCTCAACCCTTCCCTTGAA GTCATAGGAGGATATTGTTGTAGCGATTGCGATGATGAGCGTTTGGATGCCAATTCTGGTATCCTTTTGACTGTGGGCTCTGTACCTGGACTGAAAGTTGAGGCCATCCCTCTGTTAAGGCGGACAAAG GCACCTCGAGTATCAATGGCTGATGACCTTGTGGTGGATATTAGGAACTACACAATTTTGGCTTCAGGTTGCACATCGCCTGTTGCAATCATCATGTTTGGA GGGGGAGATATTGACCTGAAACCTATCATTGAGAAACTGG ATTATGCCATGTTGAAGGAAACTGTTATTGCTGGTGACGAGAAGACCGAATTTTTGTACAGAAGTGGCATGGAATCAAAAAATGTCTGTGAGAGCACGAAATATTTTTCTGATGCTGTTGCTCTTGTGTTTGCAAGGGATAGAGAAAAAGCTCATG GAATAGGGGATATTCAATTCCATGCTGCATTATCAAATGGCGTTTCTGCAATAGGTCCAAGGTACAAAGCAGCTTCTGTTAGAGTGAATGGTCGTGATTGTACTACTTGGCTGACTGCCAAACGAGAAGGGGAACATGAGATTTTTGATGGTCAGAGGATTCTAAATGATATTAATGATGAG TTGGAAAATCGCATTGGAGGTGCTGATCTGTATATTGGGGTCTCAAAACACAGAAAATACTCTATTGAGAGAGAGAAGCCAAGGTCGATGTCATCCTTGGCTTTCCATGGAGTCATGGG AGTAGATGAAGAATACCTTTTTGTTTATGGTTCTGGCATCAGAACTGCAGACTATTTCCAATTTTATCATTCAGATCCAAACATTGCGTTATCTTCTTGCAATAATGTTTCTATTCATCTGAGAGACCTGAAGGTAGATTGGAATTCTAAAAGAGGCCTTCATCCATTAAGTGTTGCTAATGAATGTAAGAAGGAATGCATTGGAGGTTTTGTTTTTGCTTGTCGTGGCCGTGGTGAATCATTTTTtgggcggccgaatgttgataGTTCCCCAATATTGGAGAATTTTCCTGGGGTCCCATTGGCAGGAATATATTGTGGTGGGGAAATAGGCCGTGGCATTTCAATCTTGAATGCACATGGAAGGCAAGAAGAAAGCACTACACGTCTTGTGCATGTATTTAGCACAGTATATCTGGTGCTATCGTATACGCCAGCATCTATGGAACATTAG
- the LOC110618007 gene encoding F-box/LRR-repeat protein At5g63520 isoform X2 — MEEETKKKPIEEAKSGFGSLSEDILEKILRRLPAPSLASAACVSKLWYQNCNRILSRPKLASAISLNPSLEIAVQEVLDKVLSEPIRPHFAIANGFGYSFCMQKAFDLLSGKMGSRTPLIVTWASGAMGRDARTNEFREVIGGYCCSDCDDERLDANSGILLTVGSVPGLKVEAIPLLRRTKAPRVSMADDLVVDIRNYTILASGCTSPVAIIMFGGGDIDLKPIIEKLDYAMLKETVIAGDEKTEFLYRSGMESKNVCESTKYFSDAVALVFARDREKAHGIGDIQFHAALSNGVSAIGPRYKAASVRVNGRDCTTWLTAKREGEHEIFDGQRILNDINDELENRIGGADLYIGVSKHRKYSIEREKPRSMSSLAFHGVMGVDEEYLFVYGSGIRTADYFQFYHSDPNIALSSCNNVSIHLRDLKVDWNSKRGLHPLSVANECKKECIGGFVFACRGRGESFFGRPNVDSSPILENFPGVPLAGIYCGGEIGRGISILNAHGRQEESTTRLVHVFSTVYLVLSYTPASMEH, encoded by the exons ATGGAGGAGGAGACGAAGAAAAAGCCTATCGAAGAAGCAAAATCAGGGTTTGGTTCGCTTAGCGAAGACATACTTGAAAAGATACTGAGAAGATTACCAGCCCCATCGCTCGCATCCGCGGCGTGCGTCAGCAAATTATGGTACCAGAATTGCAATCGAATCCTCTCTCGTCCAAAGCTTGCCTCTGCCATCTCTCTCAACCCTTCCCTTGAA ATTGCTGTTCAAGAGGTTCTTGATAAAGTTCTCTCGGAGCCCATTCGGCCACATTTTGCCATTGCAAATGGTTTTGGCTATAGCTTCTGCATGCAGAAAGCTTTTGATTTG CTATCAGGGAAAATGGGTTCCAGGACTCCTCTTATCGTTACCTGGGCCAGTGGAGCCATGGGACGAGATGCTCGTACCAACGAGTTCAGAGag GTCATAGGAGGATATTGTTGTAGCGATTGCGATGATGAGCGTTTGGATGCCAATTCTGGTATCCTTTTGACTGTGGGCTCTGTACCTGGACTGAAAGTTGAGGCCATCCCTCTGTTAAGGCGGACAAAG GCACCTCGAGTATCAATGGCTGATGACCTTGTGGTGGATATTAGGAACTACACAATTTTGGCTTCAGGTTGCACATCGCCTGTTGCAATCATCATGTTTGGA GGGGGAGATATTGACCTGAAACCTATCATTGAGAAACTGG ATTATGCCATGTTGAAGGAAACTGTTATTGCTGGTGACGAGAAGACCGAATTTTTGTACAGAAGTGGCATGGAATCAAAAAATGTCTGTGAGAGCACGAAATATTTTTCTGATGCTGTTGCTCTTGTGTTTGCAAGGGATAGAGAAAAAGCTCATG GAATAGGGGATATTCAATTCCATGCTGCATTATCAAATGGCGTTTCTGCAATAGGTCCAAGGTACAAAGCAGCTTCTGTTAGAGTGAATGGTCGTGATTGTACTACTTGGCTGACTGCCAAACGAGAAGGGGAACATGAGATTTTTGATGGTCAGAGGATTCTAAATGATATTAATGATGAG TTGGAAAATCGCATTGGAGGTGCTGATCTGTATATTGGGGTCTCAAAACACAGAAAATACTCTATTGAGAGAGAGAAGCCAAGGTCGATGTCATCCTTGGCTTTCCATGGAGTCATGGG AGTAGATGAAGAATACCTTTTTGTTTATGGTTCTGGCATCAGAACTGCAGACTATTTCCAATTTTATCATTCAGATCCAAACATTGCGTTATCTTCTTGCAATAATGTTTCTATTCATCTGAGAGACCTGAAGGTAGATTGGAATTCTAAAAGAGGCCTTCATCCATTAAGTGTTGCTAATGAATGTAAGAAGGAATGCATTGGAGGTTTTGTTTTTGCTTGTCGTGGCCGTGGTGAATCATTTTTtgggcggccgaatgttgataGTTCCCCAATATTGGAGAATTTTCCTGGGGTCCCATTGGCAGGAATATATTGTGGTGGGGAAATAGGCCGTGGCATTTCAATCTTGAATGCACATGGAAGGCAAGAAGAAAGCACTACACGTCTTGTGCATGTATTTAGCACAGTATATCTGGTGCTATCGTATACGCCAGCATCTATGGAACATTAG
- the LOC110618007 gene encoding F-box/LRR-repeat protein At5g63520 isoform X1 produces the protein MEEETKKKPIEEAKSGFGSLSEDILEKILRRLPAPSLASAACVSKLWYQNCNRILSRPKLASAISLNPSLEIAVQEVLDKVLSEPIRPHFAIANGFGYSFCMQKAFDLLSGKMGSRTPLIVTWASGAMGRDARTNEFREVIGGYCCSDCDDERLDANSGILLTVGSVPGLKVEAIPLLRRTKQAPRVSMADDLVVDIRNYTILASGCTSPVAIIMFGGGDIDLKPIIEKLDYAMLKETVIAGDEKTEFLYRSGMESKNVCESTKYFSDAVALVFARDREKAHGIGDIQFHAALSNGVSAIGPRYKAASVRVNGRDCTTWLTAKREGEHEIFDGQRILNDINDELENRIGGADLYIGVSKHRKYSIEREKPRSMSSLAFHGVMGVDEEYLFVYGSGIRTADYFQFYHSDPNIALSSCNNVSIHLRDLKVDWNSKRGLHPLSVANECKKECIGGFVFACRGRGESFFGRPNVDSSPILENFPGVPLAGIYCGGEIGRGISILNAHGRQEESTTRLVHVFSTVYLVLSYTPASMEH, from the exons ATGGAGGAGGAGACGAAGAAAAAGCCTATCGAAGAAGCAAAATCAGGGTTTGGTTCGCTTAGCGAAGACATACTTGAAAAGATACTGAGAAGATTACCAGCCCCATCGCTCGCATCCGCGGCGTGCGTCAGCAAATTATGGTACCAGAATTGCAATCGAATCCTCTCTCGTCCAAAGCTTGCCTCTGCCATCTCTCTCAACCCTTCCCTTGAA ATTGCTGTTCAAGAGGTTCTTGATAAAGTTCTCTCGGAGCCCATTCGGCCACATTTTGCCATTGCAAATGGTTTTGGCTATAGCTTCTGCATGCAGAAAGCTTTTGATTTG CTATCAGGGAAAATGGGTTCCAGGACTCCTCTTATCGTTACCTGGGCCAGTGGAGCCATGGGACGAGATGCTCGTACCAACGAGTTCAGAGag GTCATAGGAGGATATTGTTGTAGCGATTGCGATGATGAGCGTTTGGATGCCAATTCTGGTATCCTTTTGACTGTGGGCTCTGTACCTGGACTGAAAGTTGAGGCCATCCCTCTGTTAAGGCGGACAAAG CAGGCACCTCGAGTATCAATGGCTGATGACCTTGTGGTGGATATTAGGAACTACACAATTTTGGCTTCAGGTTGCACATCGCCTGTTGCAATCATCATGTTTGGA GGGGGAGATATTGACCTGAAACCTATCATTGAGAAACTGG ATTATGCCATGTTGAAGGAAACTGTTATTGCTGGTGACGAGAAGACCGAATTTTTGTACAGAAGTGGCATGGAATCAAAAAATGTCTGTGAGAGCACGAAATATTTTTCTGATGCTGTTGCTCTTGTGTTTGCAAGGGATAGAGAAAAAGCTCATG GAATAGGGGATATTCAATTCCATGCTGCATTATCAAATGGCGTTTCTGCAATAGGTCCAAGGTACAAAGCAGCTTCTGTTAGAGTGAATGGTCGTGATTGTACTACTTGGCTGACTGCCAAACGAGAAGGGGAACATGAGATTTTTGATGGTCAGAGGATTCTAAATGATATTAATGATGAG TTGGAAAATCGCATTGGAGGTGCTGATCTGTATATTGGGGTCTCAAAACACAGAAAATACTCTATTGAGAGAGAGAAGCCAAGGTCGATGTCATCCTTGGCTTTCCATGGAGTCATGGG AGTAGATGAAGAATACCTTTTTGTTTATGGTTCTGGCATCAGAACTGCAGACTATTTCCAATTTTATCATTCAGATCCAAACATTGCGTTATCTTCTTGCAATAATGTTTCTATTCATCTGAGAGACCTGAAGGTAGATTGGAATTCTAAAAGAGGCCTTCATCCATTAAGTGTTGCTAATGAATGTAAGAAGGAATGCATTGGAGGTTTTGTTTTTGCTTGTCGTGGCCGTGGTGAATCATTTTTtgggcggccgaatgttgataGTTCCCCAATATTGGAGAATTTTCCTGGGGTCCCATTGGCAGGAATATATTGTGGTGGGGAAATAGGCCGTGGCATTTCAATCTTGAATGCACATGGAAGGCAAGAAGAAAGCACTACACGTCTTGTGCATGTATTTAGCACAGTATATCTGGTGCTATCGTATACGCCAGCATCTATGGAACATTAG
- the LOC110618007 gene encoding F-box/LRR-repeat protein At5g63520 isoform X3, with translation MEEETKKKPIEEAKSGFGSLSEDILEKILRRLPAPSLASAACVSKLWYQNCNRILSRPKLASAISLNPSLEVIGGYCCSDCDDERLDANSGILLTVGSVPGLKVEAIPLLRRTKQAPRVSMADDLVVDIRNYTILASGCTSPVAIIMFGGGDIDLKPIIEKLDYAMLKETVIAGDEKTEFLYRSGMESKNVCESTKYFSDAVALVFARDREKAHGIGDIQFHAALSNGVSAIGPRYKAASVRVNGRDCTTWLTAKREGEHEIFDGQRILNDINDELENRIGGADLYIGVSKHRKYSIEREKPRSMSSLAFHGVMGVDEEYLFVYGSGIRTADYFQFYHSDPNIALSSCNNVSIHLRDLKVDWNSKRGLHPLSVANECKKECIGGFVFACRGRGESFFGRPNVDSSPILENFPGVPLAGIYCGGEIGRGISILNAHGRQEESTTRLVHVFSTVYLVLSYTPASMEH, from the exons ATGGAGGAGGAGACGAAGAAAAAGCCTATCGAAGAAGCAAAATCAGGGTTTGGTTCGCTTAGCGAAGACATACTTGAAAAGATACTGAGAAGATTACCAGCCCCATCGCTCGCATCCGCGGCGTGCGTCAGCAAATTATGGTACCAGAATTGCAATCGAATCCTCTCTCGTCCAAAGCTTGCCTCTGCCATCTCTCTCAACCCTTCCCTTGAA GTCATAGGAGGATATTGTTGTAGCGATTGCGATGATGAGCGTTTGGATGCCAATTCTGGTATCCTTTTGACTGTGGGCTCTGTACCTGGACTGAAAGTTGAGGCCATCCCTCTGTTAAGGCGGACAAAG CAGGCACCTCGAGTATCAATGGCTGATGACCTTGTGGTGGATATTAGGAACTACACAATTTTGGCTTCAGGTTGCACATCGCCTGTTGCAATCATCATGTTTGGA GGGGGAGATATTGACCTGAAACCTATCATTGAGAAACTGG ATTATGCCATGTTGAAGGAAACTGTTATTGCTGGTGACGAGAAGACCGAATTTTTGTACAGAAGTGGCATGGAATCAAAAAATGTCTGTGAGAGCACGAAATATTTTTCTGATGCTGTTGCTCTTGTGTTTGCAAGGGATAGAGAAAAAGCTCATG GAATAGGGGATATTCAATTCCATGCTGCATTATCAAATGGCGTTTCTGCAATAGGTCCAAGGTACAAAGCAGCTTCTGTTAGAGTGAATGGTCGTGATTGTACTACTTGGCTGACTGCCAAACGAGAAGGGGAACATGAGATTTTTGATGGTCAGAGGATTCTAAATGATATTAATGATGAG TTGGAAAATCGCATTGGAGGTGCTGATCTGTATATTGGGGTCTCAAAACACAGAAAATACTCTATTGAGAGAGAGAAGCCAAGGTCGATGTCATCCTTGGCTTTCCATGGAGTCATGGG AGTAGATGAAGAATACCTTTTTGTTTATGGTTCTGGCATCAGAACTGCAGACTATTTCCAATTTTATCATTCAGATCCAAACATTGCGTTATCTTCTTGCAATAATGTTTCTATTCATCTGAGAGACCTGAAGGTAGATTGGAATTCTAAAAGAGGCCTTCATCCATTAAGTGTTGCTAATGAATGTAAGAAGGAATGCATTGGAGGTTTTGTTTTTGCTTGTCGTGGCCGTGGTGAATCATTTTTtgggcggccgaatgttgataGTTCCCCAATATTGGAGAATTTTCCTGGGGTCCCATTGGCAGGAATATATTGTGGTGGGGAAATAGGCCGTGGCATTTCAATCTTGAATGCACATGGAAGGCAAGAAGAAAGCACTACACGTCTTGTGCATGTATTTAGCACAGTATATCTGGTGCTATCGTATACGCCAGCATCTATGGAACATTAG